The following is a genomic window from Candidatus Dependentiae bacterium.
GCAAGGCTCTTGCCGCGCCATTAGTGCTGAGTACCAATCAATTACAAAAGCTGTTAAGAGAAGATATTGGAGCAACAGGTGAAGATATGGTTCTTAAGCCAGAATTGCCTGTCGGTGTTCGTTTAGCCTCCTCCTTCGCCAAGGCTACGGCGGACAAGCAAGATGCTATTGAAGGATGAAATCACACCGTCTTTAAAAACTCAGCCGCTACCTTTTTCTTACCACCTTTAAAATTAACGGTGATATAAATCGAGGTTGCATTCTTTATCTCAATAAGTTCAACCAGGCCAATGCCAAAGGTGGCATGTTGCACCGGCTGGCGGAGTTTAAAGGGAGATTTTGGGTGTGCTGATACCGTGGCTGTTGTAATCACGGGTTCTTGTTTAACTACTTTGTGCTGCGCTGCGCCAAAAGTCATGACGGGTGATGGTGCGGTTTGCACATTGCCACTGAACCATTTACTAAAATACGTACGTATTTCTGGGGTTTTCCAATAGGAAGCATCTTCACGTTGCGCCAATTGTTTTGGTAATTCATTCAAGAATCGTGAGGGCAATTGGTCGGTCATGTTACGATACGCATAACGATAGCGTGACTGCGTTATTAACAGCCGTTCACGTGCTCGGGTAATGCCCACGTAAAATAAGCGCCGCTCTTCTTCTAAGCTTGCTTCTTGCATCATGGAGCGTGAGCTAGGGAGTAAGCCTTCTTCAAGGCCGGCCAAAATCACGGTATTAAATTCCAATCCTTTAGCTGCATGCAAGGTCATGAGGAGTATAGCATCGTGGTTGGCATCTTTTTTATTCATCTTCTCTTGCATGAGCGCTACTTCATCAAGAAATTGTTCAATGCTATTGATGTTATTAGTTTCAAAATGTTTAAGTGCGTTCATCAACTCTTTGATGTTGTCGATTCTTGTTTGTGCATCTTCAGGGTCAAAGTTTTCTTTAAGGTAAGCTAAATAGTTGAGTTCGCTGATAATATGGTCAACGGCATTTGTTGGTTTATCGGTGGATTTGAGGCCTTTAAAAATATTCAAAAATTCGTTGAGTGAGTTCTTTTTTGTTCCGGTGACTTGCATCGTCTCAATGAGCTTTTTTCCAATGTCGATGAAGCTCAAAAATGCTTCATCGTGCCAGTGGTTATAGAACAGTTCTTCAAATGCTGCACCTAAGCCGCGGGCCGGGACATTAATAACTCTAAAAAAAGCAGCGCGGTCAAACGGGTTGACGACTAAGCGTAAATAAGCAAGTAAGTCTTTTATTTCTTTACGTTCATAAAATTGTACGCCGCCAATAATTTTGTAGGGGATAGAGTTTCTAATGAGTGCTTCTTCAATGGCGCGCGATTGAAAATGTGTGCGATAGAGCACCGCAATGGAGCTGAGCTTTTCTGTTTTGCTTGCAACATGGGCAAGTTGGGCAATAATGTCACCTTCTTGATATTCAGACAAACAAACCACATGGCGGATGCGGTCGACAGCTTTTTTGTCTGACCACAAATGTTTTGGGTTCCGTTGTTTGTTGTTACTAATAACGCTATTGGCAACATCCAAAATTGGTTGAACAGAGCGATAGTTTTGTTCAATCTTGATGGACAATGCTAAAGGAAAGTCTTGTTTAAAGTTGATAATGTTTGCAATGGTTGCGCCGCGCCATGAGTAGATTGATTGGTCTTCGTCACCTACTACGCATATGGAATCGACCACGCATTCTTTTTTGGTGTCATGCGCCATTTGC
Proteins encoded in this region:
- a CDS encoding UvrD-helicase domain-containing protein encodes the protein MNIDHKTAFNEFLNSQLNSEQSKAVKHTDNALLVIAGAGSGKTRVITARIAHLILNCGVSPRNIIALTFTNKAAKEMQERILHFLGNDHELPFIGTFHSYCLRVLKKNQELLETPFFSILDDDDQQKLLTGIIQRSGLHKEITAKNLSYQISHIKNHATNTEEIAMLYSVNPRLEALYKAYEQEKRASKALDFDDLLLEVLSLFKRHPGFKIKSQEMVRHILVDEYQDTNVVQHELLKQMAHDTKKECVVDSICVVGDEDQSIYSWRGATIANIINFKQDFPLALSIKIEQNYRSVQPILDVANSVISNNKQRNPKHLWSDKKAVDRIRHVVCLSEYQEGDIIAQLAHVASKTEKLSSIAVLYRTHFQSRAIEEALIRNSIPYKIIGGVQFYERKEIKDLLAYLRLVVNPFDRAAFFRVINVPARGLGAAFEELFYNHWHDEAFLSFIDIGKKLIETMQVTGTKKNSLNEFLNIFKGLKSTDKPTNAVDHIISELNYLAYLKENFDPEDAQTRIDNIKELMNALKHFETNNINSIEQFLDEVALMQEKMNKKDANHDAILLMTLHAAKGLEFNTVILAGLEEGLLPSSRSMMQEASLEEERRLFYVGITRARERLLITQSRYRYAYRNMTDQLPSRFLNELPKQLAQREDASYWKTPEIRTYFSKWFSGNVQTAPSPVMTFGAAQHKVVKQEPVITTATVSAHPKSPFKLRQPVQHATFGIGLVELIEIKNATSIYITVNFKGGKKKVAAEFLKTV